The following are encoded in a window of Eleutherodactylus coqui strain aEleCoq1 chromosome 12, aEleCoq1.hap1, whole genome shotgun sequence genomic DNA:
- the LOC136586845 gene encoding zinc finger protein 271-like: MAEGVLQGRDDGVFDLDLFSFFAVQPEMTPGGSMLERGVVSCANNMQTTGGAAVHVAPEGGPMNTGHPGLGSSQLMSHAAPLMNNDLSSCFPRDSSWGVCTSSSLPQAPTSNSLDKVNQEERSPTDITSIIAHLRSLATETSNNCSKAEAEKSGSKTSTETESSSSSDGLCSQQNMESTESSLKNMDNQMNFQADLAGEVVDKQYSFGNVESNFKKKSNAKIYICSECGKTCPCQSAYIRHQRIHTGEKPYGCADCGKSFIQVSDYNNHVRSHTGEKPYTCAECGKSFSRSTYLVTHSRTHTKEKPYTCNVCNKSFIQHSHLSLHLRIHSGEKPYICVECGNSFSRSSTLVKHKKSHRRKTLHFSKKISEEDVPQNFTQNTPPTWGTVIYKAKLAESPKRPESPHVKSEADEAAGCDQQKANCKKSKKESKKTDYKPIRITLEKYLISDGTTEEDQHPPLPRHKKFIWKKKSQQPCKDNEEGPDVGNVDASGNGVPENAIEVRVNSPKMEYNYSPSQDVNGNSENSENLNPEGPCLSTQPDHVRDMPLDNSEASYSSVNGKVTKFEEMDFQYPYPSNDIVESTYNNVFAASDNMSINTLQKPHKGSLFICSYCGKSCPCKSAFIRHQRIHTGEKPYACADCGKSFIQVSDYNNHIRSHTGEKPYTCAECGKSFSRSTYLVTHCRTHTKEKPYTCRECGKSFIQHSHLAIHLRIHSGEKPCVCNECGKRFSRSSALVKHQKCHNRTILSGETNSQKSSKPQSEGSFTKV; encoded by the exons ATGGCCGAGGGCGTTCTACAGGGACGGGATGATGGCGTATTTGATCTTGATTTGTTCTCCTTCTTTG CTGTCCAGCCTGAGATGACTCCGGGTGGTTCCATGTTGGAAAGAGGAGTTGTGTCCTGTGCCAACAACATGCAGACAACTGGTGGAGCTGCTGTACATGTGGCACCCG AGGGTGGCCCCATGAACACTGGTCATCCCGGGCTGGGATCCTCTCAGTTAATGTCCCATGCAGCTCCATTGATGAATAACGACCTCTCTTCATGCTTTCCTCGGGATTCATCTTGGGGAGTCTGCACCTCCAGTAGTCTTCCACAAGCTCCTACAAGCAACTCATTGGACAAAGTGAACCAGGAGGAACGCAGCCCTACTGACATCACCAGCATTATCGCACATCTCCGCAGTCTTGCAACCGAAACCTCAAATAATTGTTCCAAAGCAGAAGCAGAGAAATCCGGGTCAAAAACAAGTACAGAGACTGAGAGCAGCAGTTCCTCTGATGGTTTGTGCAGCCAACAAAATATGGAGTCCACAGAGTCTAGCTTAAAAAACATGGACAATCAGATGAATTTCCAGGCAGATCTCGCTGGTGAAGTGGTTGACAAGCAATATTCATTTGGAAACGTGGAATCAAACTTTAAGAAGAAATCAAATGCTAAGATTTAtatctgttcagaatgtggcaaaacTTGTCCTTGTCAGTCTGCATACATCCGACACCAGAGAatccacacaggggagaagccatatggCTGTGCTGACTGCGGCAAGAGCTTTATTCAGGTATCTGATTATAACAACCATGTCAGGTCCCATACTGGGGAGAAACCGTACACCTGTGCGGAGTGTGGGAAGAGCTTCAGTCGGAGCACTTACCTGGTAACGCACTCTAGAACCCACACCAAAGAGAAGCCTTACACCTGCAATGTGTGCAACAAAAGCTTCATCCAGCACTCACACCTCTCATTGCATCTCCGCATACACAGTGGGGAGAAGCCCTATATTTGTGTTGAGTGCGGCAACAGCTTTAGTCGCAGTTCAActctagtaaaacataaaaagtcTCATAGGAGGAAGACTCTACACTTTAGTAAGAAAATAAGTGAGGAAGATGTCCCTCAAAACTtcacacagaacaccccaccCACCTGGGGAACAGTCATATACAAGGCAAAACTAGCTGAGTCCCCGAAAAGACCTGAAAGCCCACATGTCAAATCCGAAGCAGATGAGGCAGCAGGTTGTGACCAACAAAAGGCAAACTGTAAAAAGAGTAAGAAAGAAAGTAAGAAAACAGACTATAAACCTATAAGAATCACCTTGGAAAAATACCTGATCTCTGATGGTACTACGGAAGAAGACCAACATCCACCACTTCCTCGTCATAAGAAGTTTATATGGAAGAAGAAGTCACAGCAACCATGCAAGGACAATGAAGAGGGCCCTGATGTAGGAAACGTGGACGCATCAGGCAACGGTGTACCAGAAAATGCCATCGAAGTAAGGGTAAACAGTCCCAAGATGGAGTACAACTATTCACCATCTCAAGATGTGAATGGGaatagtgaaaacagtgagaaccTGAACCCAGAGGGTCCATGCCTGTCAACACAGCCAGACCATGTGAGGGACATGCCATTGGATAACTCTGAAGCCTCTTACTCTTCCGTTAATGGAAAGGTCACCAAGTTTGAGGAGATGGATTTCCAGTACCCTTATCCTAGTAATGACATTGTAGAATCCACGTACAATAATGTGTTTGCGGCTTCCGACAATATGTCTATCAACACTTTACAGAAACCACATAAGGGCTCCTTGTTTATCTGCAGTTACTGTGGTAAAAGCTGCCCATGCAAATCAGCTTTTATTCGACACCAGAGGATTCACACCGGAGAGAAACCCTATGCATGTGCCGACTGTGGCAAGAGCTTCATTCAGGTGTCTGATTATAATAACCATATCAGAtcccacacaggagagaaaccctaCACTTGTGCGGAGTGCGGGAAGAGCTTCAGTCGGAGCACTTACCTGGTGACACATTGTAGGACCCACACCAAAGAGAAGCCTTACACCTGCAGAGAATGTGGCAAAAGCTTCATCCAGCACTCGCACCTTGCTATCCATCTACGCATCCACAGTGGGGAAAAGCCATGCGTATGTAACGAGTGTGGCAAGAGATTTAGTCGAAGCTCCGCACTCGTTAAACACCAGAAATGTCACAATAGAACTATCCTGAGTGGAGAGACTAACTCACAAAAGTCTAGCAAGCCCCAGTCAGAGGGTTCATTTACAAAAGTCTGA